Proteins encoded within one genomic window of Citrobacter amalonaticus Y19:
- a CDS encoding DUF1202 family protein: MFRQWIAGVALFTLVSGCCWADVAQPTDQILKEQFSKQYHGVLKLNSVTLKNLDSTGNQATWSAEGDVSSSDDLYTGLGMAADYYFVERTWTKDNPVKFSAMLTSKGTPASGWTVNYYSFQAAASNEGRVISDIKTNDKYLVVNGDDFNYRFSQIEASYLAQKKSIASLEEQIKTLDKQIAAAKKAADAYWGKGPDGKNLNREEAFHQMFKTRDDFVKNNDSAAFADKYEKEVYQPAIDACHKEGDKCYETPIVQKRNFDIEEQRRQVFLKSQELSRKAQNDWIAFEKGQYPLSMAAATLGMQQTELHIKIDDINEGYDRWKKETDELRRKGIIK, encoded by the coding sequence GTGTTTCGACAATGGATAGCAGGTGTTGCACTTTTTACACTGGTTTCGGGTTGTTGCTGGGCGGACGTTGCCCAACCCACCGATCAAATCTTAAAAGAACAGTTTAGTAAGCAGTACCATGGCGTACTTAAACTGAACTCTGTTACGTTAAAAAATCTTGATTCCACGGGCAATCAGGCCACCTGGTCTGCTGAAGGCGATGTCTCTTCCAGTGACGATCTCTATACCGGCCTCGGGATGGCTGCGGATTATTATTTTGTTGAAAGAACCTGGACGAAAGATAACCCGGTTAAATTTTCCGCGATGTTGACCAGCAAAGGAACGCCAGCTTCCGGCTGGACGGTGAACTATTACTCTTTCCAGGCGGCGGCCAGTAATGAGGGGCGGGTCATTTCTGATATCAAAACCAACGATAAATATCTTGTCGTCAATGGCGATGATTTTAACTATCGGTTCAGTCAAATTGAGGCTTCATACCTTGCGCAGAAAAAGTCGATTGCCTCTCTCGAGGAACAGATAAAAACGCTGGATAAACAAATTGCTGCTGCGAAAAAAGCGGCTGATGCTTATTGGGGAAAAGGTCCTGACGGTAAAAATTTAAACCGCGAAGAGGCGTTCCATCAAATGTTTAAAACGCGCGATGACTTTGTAAAAAACAATGATAGCGCGGCGTTCGCGGATAAATATGAAAAAGAGGTTTATCAGCCCGCGATCGACGCGTGTCACAAAGAAGGGGACAAGTGTTATGAAACCCCTATTGTGCAGAAAAGAAATTTTGATATTGAGGAGCAGAGACGACAGGTATTTCTGAAATCCCAGGAGCTTAGCCGTAAAGCGCAAAACGACTGGATCGCGTTTGAAAAAGGGCAGTATCCGCTGTCTATGGCCGCAGCAACACTGGGCATGCAGCAGACGGAGCTTCACATTAAAATTGACGATATCAATGAAGGTTACGATCGCTGGAAGAAAGAGACTGATGAATTGCGCCGCAAAGGCATCATTAAGTAG
- the hemW gene encoding radical SAM family heme chaperone HemW: MVKLPPLSLYIHIPWCVQKCPYCDFNSHALKGEVPHDDYVRHLLNDLDADVAYAQGREVKTIFIGGGTPSLLSGPAMQTLLDGVRARLNLAADAEITMEANPGTVEADRFIDYQHAGVNRISIGVQSFSEPKLKRLGRIHGPQEACRAANLASGLGLRSFNLDLMHGLPDQSLDDALDDLRQAIALNPPHLSWYQLTIEPNTLFGSRPPVLPDDDALWDIFEQGHQLLTAAGYQQYETSAYARPGYQCQHNLNYWRFGDYLGIGCGAHGKVTFPDGRILRTTKTRHPRGYMQGRYLESQRDVEQVDKPFEFFMNRFRLLEAAPRVEFTQYTGLSEAVIRQPLDEAIAQGYLTESETYWQITQHGKLFLNSLLELFLAE; encoded by the coding sequence ATGGTTAAGTTGCCACCGCTGAGTCTTTACATTCACATCCCGTGGTGCGTGCAAAAATGCCCGTACTGCGATTTCAATTCGCATGCGTTAAAAGGTGAAGTCCCGCACGATGATTACGTCCGGCATCTGCTGAACGATCTCGATGCGGACGTTGCGTATGCGCAGGGCCGTGAAGTGAAGACGATTTTTATCGGTGGCGGTACGCCGAGCCTGCTTTCCGGCCCGGCGATGCAAACGCTGCTGGATGGCGTGCGTGCGCGCCTGAACCTGGCAGCGGATGCGGAAATTACGATGGAAGCGAATCCGGGCACGGTCGAAGCCGATCGCTTTATTGATTACCAGCATGCCGGGGTGAACCGCATTTCCATCGGCGTGCAGAGCTTTAGTGAACCGAAACTGAAGCGTCTGGGACGCATTCACGGTCCACAGGAAGCCTGCCGTGCGGCGAATCTCGCCAGCGGGTTAGGCCTGCGCAGCTTTAACCTCGACCTGATGCACGGCCTGCCGGATCAGTCGCTCGACGACGCGCTGGATGACCTGCGCCAGGCGATTGCGCTGAATCCGCCGCACCTCTCGTGGTATCAGCTGACGATTGAACCGAACACGCTGTTTGGTTCTCGCCCACCGGTATTACCGGATGATGATGCGCTGTGGGACATCTTCGAGCAGGGCCACCAGCTGTTAACTGCCGCAGGTTATCAGCAGTATGAAACCTCAGCCTATGCCAGGCCGGGCTACCAGTGTCAGCACAACCTGAACTACTGGCGCTTTGGTGATTATCTGGGTATTGGTTGCGGTGCACACGGTAAAGTTACGTTCCCTGACGGGCGCATTCTGCGCACCACCAAAACGCGCCATCCGCGCGGTTATATGCAGGGGCGTTATCTCGAAAGCCAGCGCGACGTGGAGCAGGTGGATAAGCCGTTTGAGTTCTTTATGAACCGCTTCCGTCTGCTGGAAGCCGCGCCTCGCGTTGAGTTTACGCAGTATACGGGGCTGTCTGAAGCGGTGATTCGTCAGCCGCTTGATGAGGCCATTGCCCAGGGGTATCTGACTGAGAGCGAGACGTACTGGCAAATCACCCAGCACGGCAAGCTGTTTTTAAATTCGCTGCTTGAGCTTTTTCTCGCCGAATGA
- a CDS encoding XTP/dITP diphosphatase, with amino-acid sequence MQKVVLATGNAGKVRELASLLSDFGLDVVAQTDLGVDSAEETGLTFIENAILKARHAAQITGLPAIADDSGLAVDALGGAPGIYSARYAGEDATDQQNLEKLLLTLKDVPDDRRQARFHCVLVYLHHADDPTPLVCHGSWPGTIARTAAGNGGFGYDPVFFVPSEGKTAAELTREEKSAISHRGQALKLLLEALRNG; translated from the coding sequence ATGCAAAAAGTTGTTCTCGCAACCGGCAATGCCGGTAAAGTGCGTGAGCTCGCGTCGCTGCTCAGCGATTTCGGGCTTGATGTGGTAGCGCAAACCGATCTCGGCGTCGATTCGGCCGAAGAGACCGGGCTGACCTTTATTGAAAATGCGATCCTGAAAGCGCGCCATGCCGCGCAAATCACCGGATTACCGGCGATTGCCGACGACTCAGGTCTGGCCGTTGACGCGCTGGGCGGCGCGCCGGGCATTTACTCCGCGCGCTATGCCGGCGAAGACGCGACCGACCAGCAGAACCTGGAAAAGCTGCTGCTTACCCTGAAAGATGTACCGGACGACCGCCGTCAGGCTCGCTTTCACTGCGTGCTGGTCTATCTGCACCACGCCGACGATCCCACACCGCTGGTGTGCCACGGCAGTTGGCCGGGCACGATCGCCCGTACGGCAGCAGGCAACGGCGGCTTTGGCTATGATCCTGTCTTCTTCGTGCCTTCAGAAGGCAAAACCGCCGCCGAACTGACGCGTGAAGAGAAAAGCGCGATCTCCCACCGTGGGCAAGCGCTGAAACTGCTGCTGGAAGCCTTACGTAATGGTTAA
- the yggU gene encoding DUF167 family protein YggU: protein MSAVTRCDDGLVLRLYIQPKASRDSIVGLHGDELKVAITAPPVDGQANSHLVKFLGKQFRVAKSQVVIEKGELGRHKQVKIIHPQQIPPEVAALTD, encoded by the coding sequence ATGAGTGCGGTGACACGCTGTGATGATGGACTGGTTTTGCGGCTCTATATTCAGCCGAAAGCCAGCCGTGACAGCATTGTCGGTTTACATGGCGACGAACTGAAAGTCGCCATTACCGCCCCGCCGGTGGACGGCCAGGCGAACAGTCACCTGGTGAAGTTTCTCGGCAAGCAGTTCCGCGTGGCAAAGAGCCAGGTCGTCATTGAAAAGGGCGAACTTGGCCGCCACAAACAGGTTAAAATCATTCATCCGCAACAGATCCCGCCAGAAGTCGCGGCGTTAACTGATTAG
- a CDS encoding YggT family protein: protein MNTLTFLLSTVIELYTMVLLLRVWMQWARCDFYNPFSQFVVKVTQPIIGPLRRIIPPMGPVDSASLLVAFILSFIKAIVLFKVVTFLPIVWIAAVLIVLKTIGLLIFWVLLVMAIMSWVSQGRSPIEYVLIQLADPLLRPIRRILPGMGGIDFSPMVLVLLLYVINMGIGEVLQATGNMLLPGLWMAL from the coding sequence ATGAATACGTTGACCTTCTTGCTCTCAACGGTAATTGAGCTGTACACCATGGTGCTGTTATTGCGCGTGTGGATGCAATGGGCTCGCTGTGACTTTTACAATCCTTTCTCCCAGTTTGTGGTGAAAGTGACGCAACCGATTATTGGGCCGCTGCGCCGTATTATTCCCCCGATGGGGCCAGTCGACAGCGCATCGCTGCTGGTTGCGTTTATCCTCAGCTTTATCAAAGCGATAGTGCTGTTTAAAGTGGTGACCTTCCTGCCGATCGTCTGGATCGCCGCTGTACTGATCGTGCTCAAAACCATTGGCCTGCTGATCTTCTGGGTGCTGCTGGTGATGGCCATTATGAGCTGGGTAAGCCAGGGGCGTAGCCCGATTGAGTATGTGCTGATTCAACTGGCCGATCCGCTGCTGCGCCCGATTCGTCGTATTCTCCCGGGGATGGGCGGCATCGATTTCTCGCCAATGGTTCTCGTCCTGCTGTTGTATGTCATCAACATGGGGATTGGTGAGGTTCTGCAGGCAACCGGTAACATGTTGCTACCAGGGCTGTGGATGGCGCTATGA
- a CDS encoding YggS family pyridoxal phosphate-dependent enzyme: protein MNDIAHNLAQVRDKISAAASRCGRASEEVTLLAVSKTKPASAIEEAIAAGQQAFGENYVQEGVEKIRHFREKGIAGLQWHFIGPLQSNKSRLVAEHFDWCHTLDRLRIATRLSEQRPAEMTPLNVLIQINISDENSKSGIPLEELDALAAEVAELPNLRLRGLMAIPAPESDYVRQFEVARQMAVAFAGLKTRYPDVDTLSLGMSDDMEAAIAAGSTMVRIGTAIFGARDYTKN from the coding sequence ATGAACGATATCGCGCATAACCTGGCACAGGTCCGGGACAAAATCTCAGCCGCCGCATCGCGTTGCGGGCGCGCTTCAGAGGAAGTTACGTTACTTGCAGTGAGTAAAACCAAACCTGCGAGCGCCATCGAAGAAGCCATCGCTGCCGGTCAGCAGGCCTTTGGTGAGAATTACGTGCAGGAAGGGGTAGAGAAAATTCGCCACTTTCGCGAAAAAGGGATCGCCGGCCTGCAATGGCACTTTATTGGCCCGTTACAGTCCAACAAAAGCCGTCTGGTGGCTGAGCACTTTGACTGGTGCCATACCCTCGATCGCCTGCGTATTGCGACCCGTCTGAGTGAACAGCGCCCGGCGGAAATGACGCCGCTGAATGTGCTGATTCAAATCAACATCAGCGATGAGAACAGCAAGTCCGGCATTCCGCTGGAGGAGCTGGATGCGCTTGCCGCAGAGGTCGCCGAATTACCGAATCTCCGTCTGCGTGGTCTGATGGCGATCCCTGCCCCAGAGTCAGATTATGTAAGGCAGTTTGAAGTTGCCCGCCAAATGGCTGTAGCATTTGCCGGGCTGAAAACGCGCTATCCTGACGTCGATACCCTGTCGCTGGGTATGTCGGATGATATGGAAGCCGCTATTGCGGCAGGTAGCACGATGGTTCGTATCGGCACCGCCATTTTTGGTGCACGTGATTACACAAAAAATTAA
- a CDS encoding type IV pilus twitching motility protein PilT, whose amino-acid sequence MNMEEIVALSVKHNVSDLHLSNAWPARWRKRGHMECAPFTSADITGLLADWLDEGQQAALQKNGQLDFAVTLVGNLRLRASAFQQRQGTSLALRLLPTQCPTLERLETPSVLPELLRSENGLILVTGATGSGKSTTLAAMVAWLNQHVDGHILTLEDPIEYVYTSQRCLIQQREVGLHCTSFAAGLRAALREDPDVILLGELRDSETIRLALTAAETGHLVLATLHTRGAAQAIERLIDTFPAQEKDPVRSQLAGSLRAVLSQKLESDKQEGRVALFELLINTPAAGNLIREGKSHQLPHVIQTGQQVGMMTFSQSLQQRQAQGRL is encoded by the coding sequence ATGAATATGGAAGAAATTGTGGCCCTTAGTGTAAAGCATAACGTCTCGGATCTACACCTAAGCAATGCGTGGCCTGCACGCTGGCGAAAACGGGGGCACATGGAATGCGCGCCCTTCACCTCCGCCGACATTACCGGACTGCTGGCGGACTGGCTGGATGAAGGGCAACAGGCGGCGTTACAGAAAAACGGGCAACTGGATTTCGCCGTAACGCTTGTGGGAAACCTGCGGTTGCGGGCCAGTGCATTTCAGCAGCGGCAGGGAACGTCGCTGGCGCTGCGACTGTTGCCGACGCAATGCCCAACGCTGGAAAGGCTGGAGACACCCTCCGTGCTGCCGGAACTGCTTCGCAGCGAGAACGGTTTGATTCTGGTGACGGGGGCGACGGGCAGCGGGAAATCAACCACCCTGGCGGCGATGGTGGCGTGGCTGAATCAGCATGTCGATGGGCACATTCTGACGCTGGAAGATCCCATAGAGTATGTCTACACCAGCCAGCGCTGTCTGATCCAACAGCGTGAAGTGGGATTACACTGCACTTCGTTTGCCGCGGGGTTGCGCGCGGCGCTGCGTGAAGATCCGGATGTGATCCTGCTGGGGGAGTTACGTGACAGCGAAACCATTCGTCTGGCGCTGACGGCGGCGGAAACGGGGCATCTGGTGCTGGCGACACTGCATACGCGCGGAGCCGCGCAGGCGATCGAGCGGTTGATCGACACTTTCCCGGCGCAGGAAAAAGACCCGGTGCGCAGCCAACTGGCCGGTAGCCTGCGCGCCGTGCTGTCGCAAAAACTGGAGTCCGACAAGCAGGAGGGGCGCGTTGCGTTATTTGAACTGCTGATTAACACCCCGGCGGCGGGGAATTTGATTCGCGAAGGGAAGTCCCACCAGTTGCCCCACGTCATTCAGACCGGGCAGCAGGTGGGGATGATGACCTTTTCCCAGAGTCTGCAACAGCGACAGGCGCAGGGACGGCTTTGA
- the ruvX gene encoding Holliday junction resolvase RuvX, which yields MSETLLAFDFGTKSIGVAIGQRVTGTARALPAIKAQDGTPDWNLIERLLKEWQPNEVIVGLPLNMDGTEQPLTARARKFANRIHGRFGVTVTLHDERLSTVEARSGLFEQGGYRALNKGKIDSASAVIILESYFEQGY from the coding sequence ATGAGCGAAACATTACTGGCCTTTGATTTTGGCACCAAAAGTATCGGCGTGGCGATTGGTCAGCGGGTAACCGGTACGGCGCGCGCGCTGCCCGCGATTAAAGCGCAGGACGGTACGCCGGACTGGAACCTGATCGAACGTCTGCTCAAAGAGTGGCAACCGAATGAGGTAATCGTTGGTCTGCCGCTGAATATGGACGGCACAGAGCAACCGCTCACCGCCCGCGCGCGCAAATTCGCCAACCGCATTCACGGTCGTTTCGGCGTCACGGTCACCTTGCACGATGAACGACTCAGCACCGTGGAGGCGCGCTCTGGCCTGTTCGAGCAGGGCGGCTATCGCGCGTTGAACAAAGGTAAGATTGACTCCGCCTCCGCCGTCATCATTCTCGAAAGTTACTTCGAGCAGGGCTACTGA
- a CDS encoding YqgE/AlgH family protein, which translates to MNLQHHFLIAMPALQDPIFRRSVVYICEHNEDGAMGIIVNKPLENLQIEGILEKLKIAPEPRDPAIRLDKAVMLGGPLAEDRGFILHTPPSRFASSIRISDNTVITTSRDVLETLGTSEQPAEVLVALGYSSWEKGQLEQELLDNAWLTAPADLNILFKTPIADRWRDAARLIGIDILTMPGVAGHA; encoded by the coding sequence ATGAATTTACAGCACCACTTTCTTATTGCCATGCCTGCTCTCCAGGATCCGATTTTCCGCCGTTCAGTGGTGTACATTTGCGAACATAACGAAGATGGCGCAATGGGGATCATTGTGAATAAGCCTCTGGAAAATCTCCAGATTGAAGGGATTCTGGAAAAACTGAAAATCGCGCCGGAACCGCGCGATCCGGCGATCCGTCTGGATAAAGCAGTGATGCTTGGCGGCCCGTTAGCGGAAGATCGCGGGTTTATCCTGCACACGCCGCCGTCGCGCTTTGCCTCCAGTATCCGCATCTCGGATAACACCGTGATCACCACTTCACGCGACGTGCTCGAAACCTTAGGCACGAGCGAACAGCCTGCCGAGGTGCTGGTCGCGCTCGGTTACTCCTCCTGGGAGAAAGGCCAGCTTGAACAAGAGCTGCTGGATAACGCCTGGCTGACCGCCCCTGCCGATCTCAATATTCTGTTCAAAACACCGATTGCCGATCGCTGGCGTGACGCGGCCCGGCTGATTGGCATCGACATCCTGACGATGCCCGGCGTGGCAGGGCATGCCTGA
- the gshB gene encoding glutathione synthase, producing the protein MIKLGIVMDPIASINIKKDSSFAMLLEAQRRGYELHYMEMADLYLINGEARARTRTLSVEQNYDKWYEFTGEQDLPLDALDVILMRKDPPFDTEFIYATYILERAEEKGTLIVNKPQSLRDCNEKLFTAWFSDLTPETLVTRNKAQLKAFWHKHSDIILKPLDGMGGASIFRVKEGDPNLGVITETLTEHGTRYCMAQNYLPAIKDGDKRVLVVDGEPVPYCLARIPQGGETRGNLAAGGRGEPRPLTDSDWEIARRIGPTLKAKGLIFVGLDIIGDRLTEINVTSPTCIREIEAEFPVSITGMLMDAIESRLQK; encoded by the coding sequence ATGATCAAGCTCGGCATCGTGATGGACCCCATCGCAAGCATCAATATCAAGAAAGATTCCAGCTTCGCTATGCTGCTGGAAGCGCAACGTCGTGGTTACGAACTTCATTATATGGAGATGGCCGATCTTTATCTGATTAACGGTGAAGCCCGCGCCCGCACGCGTACTCTGAGCGTCGAACAGAACTACGACAAATGGTATGAGTTTACCGGCGAGCAGGATCTGCCGCTGGACGCCCTCGACGTCATTTTGATGCGTAAAGATCCGCCATTTGATACCGAGTTCATCTACGCCACCTATATTCTGGAACGCGCGGAAGAGAAAGGAACGCTTATCGTCAACAAACCGCAGAGCCTGCGCGACTGTAACGAAAAACTGTTCACCGCCTGGTTCTCAGACCTGACGCCGGAAACGCTGGTCACCCGCAACAAAGCACAGTTGAAGGCGTTCTGGCACAAGCACAGCGATATTATTCTCAAGCCGCTGGACGGTATGGGCGGCGCGTCAATCTTCCGCGTTAAAGAAGGCGACCCGAACCTCGGCGTGATTACGGAAACCCTGACCGAACATGGCACCCGCTACTGCATGGCGCAGAACTATCTGCCCGCCATTAAAGATGGTGACAAGCGCGTGCTGGTCGTCGATGGCGAACCGGTGCCGTACTGCCTGGCGCGTATTCCGCAGGGTGGTGAAACCCGTGGCAATCTGGCCGCTGGCGGTCGTGGCGAACCGCGTCCGTTAACCGACAGCGACTGGGAAATCGCGCGCCGTATCGGACCCACGCTGAAAGCCAAAGGGCTGATTTTTGTCGGTCTGGACATCATTGGCGATCGTCTGACCGAGATTAACGTCACCAGCCCGACCTGCATCCGCGAGATTGAAGCCGAATTCCCTGTCTCCATCACCGGGATGCTGATGGACGCCATCGAATCACGTTTGCAGAAATAA
- the rsmE gene encoding 16S rRNA (uracil(1498)-N(3))-methyltransferase, whose protein sequence is MRIPRIYHPEPITAGSQISLCEDAANHIGRVLRMGPGQELQLFDGSNQVFAAEITHASKKSVDVKVLSGEIDDRESPLHIHLGQVMSRGEKMEFTIQKSIELGVSLITPLFSERCGVKLDSERLNKKLQQWQKIAIAACEQCGRNRVPEIRPAMSLEDWCAEQDEGLKLNLHPRASDSINTLPLPVERVRLLIGPEGGLSAEEIAMTARYQFTDILLGPRVLRTETTALTAITALQVRFGDLG, encoded by the coding sequence ATGCGCATTCCCCGCATTTATCACCCAGAGCCCATCACCGCCGGCAGCCAGATTTCCCTGTGCGAAGATGCCGCCAACCATATCGGACGCGTCCTGCGGATGGGGCCGGGCCAGGAACTGCAACTGTTTGATGGCAGCAATCAGGTTTTCGCTGCTGAAATCACCCACGCCAGCAAGAAAAGCGTGGACGTGAAAGTACTCAGTGGCGAGATTGACGATCGTGAATCACCGCTGCACATCCATCTTGGTCAGGTCATGTCGCGCGGCGAGAAGATGGAGTTCACTATCCAGAAATCGATCGAACTGGGTGTAAGCCTCATTACGCCACTTTTTTCTGAGCGCTGCGGCGTTAAACTGGACAGTGAACGTCTGAACAAGAAGCTCCAGCAGTGGCAGAAAATCGCCATTGCCGCCTGCGAACAGTGTGGTCGCAACCGGGTGCCGGAGATTCGTCCGGCCATGAGTCTGGAAGACTGGTGTGCCGAACAGGACGAGGGGTTGAAGCTAAACCTCCATCCCCGCGCCAGCGACAGCATAAACACATTGCCGCTGCCGGTTGAGCGCGTTCGTCTGTTGATTGGCCCGGAAGGTGGGCTGTCGGCAGAGGAAATTGCCATGACCGCACGCTATCAGTTTACTGATATTCTGTTAGGACCTCGCGTTCTGCGTACTGAGACAACTGCGCTCACCGCCATTACCGCGCTTCAGGTGCGATTTGGCGATCTGGGCTAA
- the endA gene encoding deoxyribonuclease I, with product MYRHLSLAAALFTVALSGQTLAAGINSFSQAKTAGVKVNADVPGDFYCGCKINWQGKKGVVDLDSCGYKVRKNENRASRIEWEHVVPAWQFGHQRQCWQDGGRKNCAKDPVYRKMESDMHNLQPAVGEVNGDRGNFMYSQWNGGEGQYGQCAMKVDFKEKIAEPPARARGAIARTYFYMRDQYNLTLSRQQTQLFNAWNKRYPVTDWECERDDRIAKIQGNHNPYVQRACQAQKS from the coding sequence ATGTACCGTCATCTTTCTTTGGCTGCCGCCCTTTTTACGGTAGCTCTTTCAGGCCAGACGTTGGCCGCTGGCATTAACAGTTTTTCACAGGCAAAGACCGCAGGCGTCAAGGTTAACGCCGATGTTCCTGGTGACTTCTATTGTGGATGCAAAATCAACTGGCAGGGCAAGAAAGGGGTCGTCGATCTCGACTCCTGTGGCTATAAAGTGCGAAAGAACGAGAACCGCGCCAGCCGAATCGAATGGGAACACGTGGTTCCGGCATGGCAGTTTGGTCATCAACGCCAGTGCTGGCAGGACGGTGGGCGTAAAAACTGCGCCAAAGATCCGGTTTATCGCAAAATGGAAAGCGACATGCACAACCTACAACCCGCCGTGGGTGAGGTGAATGGCGATCGCGGTAACTTCATGTACAGCCAGTGGAACGGCGGCGAAGGTCAGTACGGGCAGTGCGCCATGAAAGTCGATTTCAAAGAAAAGATCGCCGAGCCGCCAGCCCGCGCGCGCGGCGCGATTGCGCGGACCTATTTTTATATGCGCGACCAGTACAACCTGACGCTTTCCCGCCAGCAAACCCAGCTTTTCAACGCCTGGAACAAGAGGTATCCGGTTACCGACTGGGAATGTGAGCGCGACGACCGGATTGCGAAGATTCAGGGAAACCACAACCCTTACGTGCAACGCGCTTGCCAGGCGCAAAAGAGCTAA
- a CDS encoding SprT family zinc-dependent metalloprotease encodes MKTARLPIAVQQAVMRSLRENLAQANLKLGRSYPEPKLVYQQRGTSAGTAWLESYEIRLNPVLLMENVEAFIEEVVPHELAHLLVWKRFGRVAPHGKEWKWMMESVLGVPARRTHQFELESVRRNTFPYRCRCQEHQLTIRRHNRVVRGEATYRCVHCGEPLVPLK; translated from the coding sequence ATGAAAACCGCCCGTCTCCCTATCGCCGTCCAGCAAGCCGTTATGCGCAGCCTGCGGGAAAATCTCGCTCAGGCTAACCTGAAGCTTGGCCGCAGTTATCCCGAACCAAAGCTGGTGTATCAGCAGCGCGGCACCTCTGCCGGCACCGCCTGGCTGGAGAGTTACGAAATTCGCCTCAATCCGGTGCTATTGATGGAAAACGTCGAGGCGTTTATCGAGGAAGTGGTACCGCACGAACTGGCGCATTTACTGGTGTGGAAGCGATTTGGCCGGGTTGCGCCGCACGGTAAAGAGTGGAAGTGGATGATGGAAAGCGTGCTCGGCGTCCCCGCACGCCGCACGCACCAGTTCGAACTCGAATCGGTACGCCGCAACACTTTCCCTTACCGCTGTCGGTGTCAGGAGCATCAGTTAACTATCCGTCGCCATAATCGTGTTGTGCGTGGCGAAGCCACCTACCGCTGCGTTCACTGCGGCGAACCCTTAGTGCCGCTTAAATAA